The sequence below is a genomic window from Sorangiineae bacterium MSr12523.
CCGGCCATCACGCTCCTGCCGGCACTACCCGTCACGCCAAATGGCAAGATCGATCGTGCCGCGCTCCTCGCGCGATAAGGGTACGCGCTGCGTGAACCAGTATCCGTAGCCGTTCGGTAATCCGCGTCCTCGCGGAGCGAGGCGAATGGCGGCAGGATCACGTGCGTGGCAGGAGTTCGAGCGAGACCCCAGTCGTCTGACAGGCGTGGGCGCGCTTCACGGAGCGTTGAGGTTCTGCAGCTTCTCTTTCCAGGTTTTGGGACTGAGCGCGAGGACGTCGTGGGCGGCGTGCGAGTCGATGCGGACGAGCACGTCGCGCAAGTAATTGAAGGGGTTGACGCCGTGCAGCTTGCAGGTGGCGAGCAAGGAGTACAGCACGCATCCCCGCTCGGCTCCGTCCTCACTGCCGGCAAAGAGCCAGTTCTTGCGGCCGACCGCGACCCGGCGGAGTTGTCTCTCGGCGACGTTGTTGTCGAGTCGAAGTCGCGCGTCCTCGACGAAGCGCCTGAGCGCAGACCATTGGTTGCGGGCGTAGCCGATGGCGTCGGCGATAGGCGCCTTCGGAAGCACGACAAGGGCTTCGGCATCGAGCCACACCTTGAAAGCTTCGAGTACCGGCATGCAGAGCCGCGCGCGCTCAGCGGTCCGCCGACTTGGCGCCAGTTTCATGGCCGCGCGGTCGGCCTCGTACAGCTTTTTGATGAAGCCCAATCCGATCAGAGCCCGATCTCGATCGGGTGGCTTGCGCTTCGAAGAAGCGACGCCGGGAGTGCGCCCAGCATCCCACTTCCTTTGCTGCCGCCCCTTCGGTATCATCCCGAAGAGGCGAGCGTAGAGATTGGCGGCATCCGCCTGG
It includes:
- a CDS encoding IS66 family transposase, giving the protein MGAVDDLRRCPCCGKAKVKIGEETSEHYDWRPASLVRVQTARIKYAPDCTCEGGQIVIGSPTATATPIKKGLAGPGLLAHVVVSKYADHMPLNRLEEGFERQGVHIALSTMCDWIEQAADLLRPITDAMAKAALGAHRIHTDDTGIPVQAKGSTHKGHVWVYVADDEFVVFRYTSRRKSDGPREFLKGYTGYIQADAANLYARLFGMIPKGRQQRKWDAGRTPGVASSKRKPPDRDRALIGLGFIKKLYEADRAAMKLAPSRRTAERARLCMPVLEAFKVWLDAEALVVLPKAPIADAIGYARNQWSALRRFVEDARLRLDNNVAERQLRRVAVGRKNWLFAGSEDGAERGCVLYSLLATCKLHGVNPFNYLRDVLVRIDSHAAHDVLALSPKTWKEKLQNLNAP